In a genomic window of Zingiber officinale cultivar Zhangliang chromosome 9B, Zo_v1.1, whole genome shotgun sequence:
- the LOC122024911 gene encoding oligouridylate-binding protein 1-like: MQQQQQQLILKQQQTLMQQALLLQQQQQQPQQQSLYPLPGLLAGPQIEPILSGNLPPRFDPSTCRSVYVGNIHLQVTEALLQEVFQSTGIVEGCKLIRKEKLSFGFVDYFDRRSAALAIMSLNGRQLFGQSIKVNWAYASGQREDTSGQYNIFVGDLSSEITDASLFACFSVYPSCSDARVMWDQKTGRSRGFGFVSFRNQQDAQSAINDLTGKWLGSRPIRCNWATKGANANEEKQSSDSKSVVELTNGSTAENVQENAHDDSPENIPHYTTVYVGNLAHEVTQVDLHRYFHALGAGAIEDVRIQREKGFGFVRYSNHSEAALAIQMANGQVLCGKPIKCSWGSKPTPPGTASIPLPPPAAAPFPGLSATDLFGYDRTLALSKMSANQALMQGHLAMKQAAMGIGTGASEAIYDGGFQNAGAAQQLMYY, from the exons ATgcaacagcaacagcagcagctgatcctcAAGCAACAGCAGACTTTGATGCAGCAAGCGCTCCTCCTCCAGCAGCAGCAACAGCAGCCGCAGCAGCAGTCGCTCTATCCTCTCCCGGGTCTCTTGGCCGGTCCTCAG ATAGAGCCTATCCTAAGTGGAAATCTACCTCCTAGATTTGATCCAAGCACATGCCGCAGTGT CTATGTGGGCAACATTCATCTCCAGGTTACTGAAGCACTTCTTCAAGAAGTTTTTCAAAGTACTGGTATTGTTGAGGGATGCAAGCTTATTAGGAAAGAGAAG TTATCCTTTGGCTTTGTTGATTATTTTGATCGTCGTTCAGCTGCCCTTGCAATTATGAGTCTCAATGGGAGGCAGCT GTTTGGTCAATCTATTAAGGTGAACTGGGCATATGCTAGTGGGCAAAGAGAGGATACATCAG GACAGTACAACATATTTGTTGGTGACCTTAGCTCTGAGATTACAGATGCTTCTCTGTTTGCATGCTTCTCTGTATACCCAAGCTGCTC AGATGCTAGGGTCATGTGGGATCAGAAAACTGGTCGTTCTAGAGGGTTTGGTTTTGTTTCTTTCCGGAACCAACAG GATGCTCAAAGTGCCATAAATGACTTGACTG GCAAATGGCTCGGCAGTCGGCCAATTCGTTGTAACTGGGCTACAAAGGGAGCTAATGCTAATGAAGAGAAACAAAGCTCAGATTCAAAGAGTGTCGTTGAACTAACAAATGGATCTACTGCGG AAAACGTACAAGAAAATGCACATGATGATAGCCCAGAGAATATCCCACACTATACAACTGTATATGTGGGTAATCTTGCTCATGAG GTTACACAAGTTGATCTCCACCGCTATTTCCATGCTTTAGGTGCTGGAGCAATTGAAGATGTCCGAATTCAACGTGAAAAAGGGTTTGGATTTGTGAGATACAGTAATCATTCTGAAGCTGCTTTGGCTATCCAAATGGCCAATGGCCAAGTTCTATGCGGAAAGCCAATTAAG TGTTCTTGGGGTAGCAAACCAACTCCACCTGGAACAGCCTCCATCCCGCTCCCTCCACCTGCAGCTGCTCCTTTCCCTGGACTTTCTGCAACTGACCTCTTTGGTTATGATCGCACCCTTGCTCTGAGCAAGATGAGTGCAAACCAGGCACTGATGCAAGGCCACCTTGCTATGAAGCAAGCTGCCATGGGAATTGGCACAGGCGCGAGCGAAGCAATCTATGATGGTGGGTTCCAAAATGCTGGTGCAGCCCAGCAGCTGATGTACTATTAG